A single Parabacteroides timonensis DNA region contains:
- a CDS encoding ABC transporter permease, which produces MLKHILKLIKTQGKSNVWVFIELLIVFILLWWSFDSCLMQGVTAFQPEGISVDNVCKVTIAVRPRTSTSYITYDEGSEETGKNFLRIVDRLRMHPDVEAVTFCSQYSAPFNYSNSHNSYWNDTISSTDGLVYEVTPEYFRVFDIRTADGGSPDRLAEALSDGWVVSRTMAEELTDDGRLEGKRLAFNRGDSTTYLVCAITAPLKKRGFDQPQVIGFMNIPEKDIYKSSEQELTRMPICIRLRSGVEGSADYAARFKKEMKQSLAAGNFWLADVQYYPDIRAKYLDSSLQINGRRLTVAVNIFLLVNVFLAMIGTFWFRVNRRRSELGLRMAIGSSRIDLKRLVIGESLIILTIAAIPALLICLNMAYIDLLSSEVMEVTFGRLLTVSLLTWGILAGIITLAVWYPSHKAAHLEPAEALHYE; this is translated from the coding sequence ATGCTTAAACATATACTCAAACTGATCAAGACCCAGGGAAAAAGCAATGTCTGGGTGTTTATAGAGCTATTGATTGTCTTTATCCTGCTTTGGTGGTCGTTCGACTCTTGCCTGATGCAGGGAGTGACCGCTTTCCAGCCGGAAGGTATTTCGGTGGATAATGTCTGTAAGGTGACGATAGCCGTTCGTCCGCGTACCAGCACTTCTTATATAACGTATGACGAAGGTAGTGAGGAAACAGGGAAGAATTTCCTGCGTATCGTCGATCGCCTGCGGATGCATCCGGATGTGGAGGCTGTTACTTTCTGTAGTCAGTATTCGGCTCCGTTCAACTATTCTAACAGTCATAATTCTTATTGGAACGATACGATCTCGTCGACCGATGGATTGGTGTATGAGGTTACGCCTGAGTATTTCCGTGTATTCGATATCCGTACGGCCGACGGTGGTTCGCCCGACCGGCTGGCGGAGGCTTTGTCTGACGGGTGGGTTGTCAGCCGGACTATGGCAGAGGAACTTACCGACGACGGGCGCCTGGAAGGCAAGCGGCTGGCTTTTAACAGAGGCGACAGTACTACTTATCTTGTCTGCGCCATAACGGCTCCGCTCAAGAAACGGGGTTTCGACCAACCGCAGGTAATCGGTTTTATGAATATACCTGAGAAAGATATATACAAAAGCAGTGAGCAGGAACTGACCCGTATGCCGATTTGTATCCGTCTTCGTTCCGGTGTGGAGGGCTCTGCCGACTATGCCGCACGGTTTAAGAAGGAGATGAAACAGAGTCTGGCTGCAGGAAACTTCTGGCTGGCTGATGTGCAATATTACCCGGATATCCGTGCGAAGTATCTCGATAGCTCCTTGCAGATAAACGGTCGCCGGTTGACTGTTGCCGTGAATATCTTCTTATTGGTGAACGTCTTTCTGGCTATGATCGGTACGTTCTGGTTCCGTGTGAACCGCCGTCGTAGCGAGTTGGGGCTGCGTATGGCTATCGGCTCTTCCCGCATCGACCTCAAACGGCTGGTGATAGGTGAAAGTCTGATCATCCTGACCATTGCTGCGATCCCGGCTTTATTGATCTGCCTGAATATGGCTTACATCGATCTTCTTAGTTCGGAAGTGATGGAGGTTACTTTCGGCCGCCTGTTGACCGTTAGCCTCCTTACCTGGGGAATCCTGGCCGGTATCATCACTCTTGCTGTCTGGTACCCGTCGCATAAAGCGGCACACCTGGAGCCGGCAGAAGCCTTGCACTATGAATGA
- a CDS encoding ABC transporter permease, with the protein MYKQYFKQAWNLMRQNRFYSAVYIIGTGLAISMVMVMAIAYHIRTANMAPEVHRDRTLYVSFLEYARGNSNSSAYFSARTAKECLLSLKTAEEIAVTTDPIVTALMNGDSYAQLPGGGDPYKVSMMGTNDGFWRLYNFSFIDGKPFGEAEFQSAVPRVVLSSSLAKKLFSRTEVSGQAILLDDVEYLVSGVVKDVSGITPSVAADLWIPYSCLPSIMETGSREVDSSIGFLVGSILPARGVSEQEVAAELDEQIDRYNSSLRDGKIRLLNGLESHGKHVVAQFAGASIGTNQGGANPVNIIYFALCLLVVLFLMIPALNLSGLNASHMQDRIAELGVRKAFGARRTRLFTQVLIENMVLMLPGGLVGLLFSYLLVILFRNLLLAPGIFALLTGEANVELSPGMMMNPAVFGYAFLVCLILNILSSMIPVWRAVRVNIIEAINS; encoded by the coding sequence ATGTATAAACAATATTTCAAACAAGCCTGGAACCTAATGAGGCAAAACCGCTTTTACAGCGCGGTCTACATTATCGGTACCGGATTGGCTATCTCGATGGTGATGGTCATGGCGATCGCCTATCATATCCGTACCGCCAATATGGCGCCGGAGGTACATCGTGACCGGACGTTGTATGTCTCTTTCCTGGAATATGCGAGGGGGAACAGTAACAGTTCCGCTTATTTCAGTGCCCGCACCGCCAAAGAATGTCTCCTGTCGTTGAAGACGGCTGAAGAGATTGCTGTAACAACCGATCCGATCGTCACGGCGCTGATGAACGGGGATTCTTATGCCCAACTGCCCGGCGGAGGCGATCCGTATAAGGTGTCGATGATGGGGACGAACGATGGTTTCTGGCGTCTTTATAACTTCTCTTTTATCGACGGGAAGCCGTTTGGAGAGGCCGAGTTTCAGTCTGCCGTACCCCGTGTGGTCCTGTCTTCTTCGTTAGCGAAGAAGCTCTTTTCACGGACGGAGGTATCGGGACAGGCGATCCTGCTGGATGATGTGGAATATCTCGTGAGCGGGGTGGTGAAGGATGTATCGGGTATTACCCCATCGGTGGCTGCCGATCTGTGGATACCTTATTCCTGTCTGCCCTCTATTATGGAAACCGGCAGTAGGGAGGTCGATTCTTCGATCGGCTTTCTGGTAGGAAGTATCTTGCCGGCCCGTGGCGTATCGGAACAGGAGGTCGCTGCTGAGCTGGATGAACAGATCGACCGTTATAACTCAAGTTTGCGCGACGGAAAGATTCGCCTGTTGAATGGCCTGGAATCGCATGGAAAGCATGTGGTTGCGCAGTTTGCCGGAGCTAGTATCGGGACTAATCAGGGAGGTGCAAACCCGGTAAATATCATTTACTTTGCTCTCTGCCTGTTAGTGGTGTTGTTTCTGATGATACCGGCGCTTAACCTGTCGGGGCTAAACGCTTCGCATATGCAGGATCGCATTGCCGAACTGGGCGTGCGCAAGGCTTTCGGGGCACGGCGTACGAGATTGTTCACACAGGTTCTGATCGAGAATATGGTGCTAATGCTGCCGGGAGGACTGGTCGGACTGTTGTTTTCTTACCTGTTGGTTATCCTTTTCCGGAACCTGCTGCTTGCTCCGGGTATATTTGCCCTCCTGACAGGTGAGGCAAATGTGGAGCTGTCACCGGGTATGATGATGAATCCGGCTGTGTTCGGGTATGCCTTCCTGGTCTGCCTGATACTTAACATCCTGTCGTCGATGATACCGGTCTGGCGTGCCGTACGGGTAAATATAATAGAGGCTATAAACAGTTAA
- a CDS encoding ABC transporter permease: MIRHLFKLIWTQRRFNLWIVLELFVVSALMWYIVDFLSVLTITASTPTGFHIENTYKLTLAVRQENENGYIIYEEDSPEPWLNMQRIAERLRQHPDIEGVSVGSWHFPYCRSNMSNQFWHDTLRVNADILTVTPDYFRVFRVAGSDGNPETLARAMAEGYVISSAVEERLFPGSSAIGQTILDKGDSLEMRVTGVTGLMKRTEFDRPARFLFVPLNESLLSVESENDLWSSVDICFRVKKGVAKNDFAERFGREMRQQLRAGNFYLSEVTPLSNYRDVQLQKAYNILNYRIGFAVFFLLNIFLGVIGTFWLRINKRNSEIGLRMAVGSSRRTILWQMVGEGMILLFIAFLPALVVCLNLVHLDLLPKQYMDVTPLRCGLTTVITLALLVFVVVLGTWYPARRSSRIEPAEALHYE, encoded by the coding sequence ATGATAAGACATCTATTTAAATTAATATGGACACAACGCCGTTTCAACCTGTGGATCGTGCTCGAATTGTTTGTCGTCTCCGCCCTGATGTGGTATATCGTCGATTTTCTGTCTGTCCTGACCATTACCGCCTCTACCCCGACAGGCTTTCATATAGAGAACACCTATAAGTTGACCCTTGCCGTCCGTCAGGAGAACGAAAACGGGTATATTATTTACGAGGAAGATAGTCCCGAGCCTTGGCTGAATATGCAACGCATTGCCGAACGCCTTCGCCAGCACCCGGATATAGAGGGTGTGAGTGTCGGTTCCTGGCATTTCCCTTATTGCCGCAGTAATATGAGCAACCAGTTCTGGCACGATACGTTGAGGGTGAATGCCGATATTCTGACCGTTACACCCGACTATTTCCGTGTGTTCCGTGTTGCCGGCTCCGATGGCAATCCCGAAACGTTGGCACGGGCTATGGCTGAGGGCTATGTGATTTCTTCCGCCGTGGAAGAACGGCTCTTTCCCGGTTCTTCGGCTATCGGGCAGACCATCCTCGATAAAGGCGATAGCCTGGAGATGCGTGTGACGGGAGTTACCGGGCTGATGAAACGGACGGAGTTCGACCGTCCGGCACGTTTCCTTTTTGTCCCGTTGAACGAGTCTTTGTTGTCCGTTGAGAGTGAGAACGATCTCTGGAGCTCTGTCGACATTTGTTTCCGTGTGAAAAAAGGGGTGGCGAAGAACGACTTTGCCGAACGTTTCGGGCGGGAGATGCGACAACAGTTGCGGGCCGGTAATTTCTATCTGTCGGAGGTTACGCCTCTGAGTAATTACCGCGACGTGCAGCTCCAAAAGGCTTATAATATCTTGAATTACCGGATTGGCTTTGCCGTTTTCTTCCTGCTTAACATATTCCTGGGAGTGATCGGAACGTTCTGGCTGCGTATCAATAAACGTAATTCGGAGATAGGCTTACGTATGGCGGTCGGCTCTTCCCGGCGTACCATCCTGTGGCAGATGGTGGGAGAAGGGATGATCCTGTTGTTTATCGCTTTCCTTCCGGCACTGGTCGTCTGCCTGAATCTGGTACATCTCGACCTGCTCCCGAAGCAGTATATGGACGTAACGCCTTTACGTTGCGGATTGACTACGGTGATCACGCTGGCTTTGCTGGTGTTCGTGGTCGTGCTCGGTACCTGGTATCCCGCTCGCCGCTCTTCCCGTATCGAACCGGCGGAAGCATTACATTACGAATAA
- a CDS encoding ABC transporter permease: protein MYKQYLKQAWQLMKQNRFFSFVYILGTGLAISMVMIMATVYYIRTADIAPEDCRSRLLQLNRASVKSKDENGGTHNWSLSLHAARQILSDLSEVEKVTLVIDPQGTDMLMGTVYSQLPGSPDRYKTMVEAVDGAFWQIFRFRFLSGKPFTGEEFESGVKRVVLSESYARRLFGTIEAEGKAVLLNGLEYRVSGVVRDVSSVMSMTCADIWIPITSVPVLAETANAERSAGPVAAYLLVSGPARFEAVRDEVNRRRLQYNATLQERYVDTFWLSTPKQTELQKLDYGSSLSDIIRRYLLIALVFMLVPAINLTGLISSRMQERTEEMGLRKAFGAGARTLVSQVLTENLMLTCIGGLAGLLVSWVLVVVLRNFLLGSVGYMAATGDVQLTFGMLFNFPLFFSAFGLCVFLNLLSSLLPVWKAVRRPIADSINDK from the coding sequence ATGTATAAACAATACCTCAAACAGGCCTGGCAATTGATGAAGCAGAACCGCTTCTTCAGTTTCGTTTACATCCTGGGGACGGGGCTTGCCATCTCGATGGTGATGATCATGGCCACGGTCTATTACATCCGCACGGCAGACATTGCTCCGGAGGATTGCCGGAGCAGGCTGTTGCAGCTTAACCGTGCATCGGTGAAGTCGAAGGATGAGAATGGCGGAACGCACAACTGGTCGCTCTCGTTGCACGCTGCCCGGCAGATACTGAGTGATTTGTCGGAGGTGGAGAAAGTCACCCTCGTGATCGATCCGCAAGGTACGGATATGTTGATGGGAACCGTCTATTCGCAGTTGCCAGGAAGTCCCGACCGCTATAAGACGATGGTTGAGGCTGTCGACGGTGCGTTCTGGCAGATCTTCCGGTTTCGTTTCCTCAGCGGTAAACCCTTTACCGGTGAAGAATTCGAAAGCGGCGTGAAGCGTGTCGTGTTGAGTGAATCGTATGCCCGCCGCCTGTTCGGGACGATAGAGGCGGAAGGCAAAGCCGTTCTACTCAACGGGCTGGAATACCGTGTCAGCGGGGTGGTGAGGGATGTTTCATCGGTTATGTCGATGACTTGTGCCGATATCTGGATACCGATCACTTCGGTTCCTGTCCTGGCGGAAACGGCCAATGCCGAGAGGTCTGCCGGCCCTGTTGCCGCCTACCTGCTTGTCTCCGGTCCCGCCCGTTTCGAAGCCGTCCGCGATGAGGTGAACCGCCGCCGGCTCCAATACAACGCTACTTTGCAGGAGAGGTATGTGGATACATTTTGGCTATCCACTCCGAAGCAGACGGAGCTTCAGAAACTCGACTACGGTTCGTCGCTGTCGGATATCATCCGCCGTTACTTGCTTATCGCGTTGGTCTTCATGCTTGTACCTGCCATCAACCTGACGGGGCTTATCTCTTCGCGGATGCAGGAACGCACCGAAGAGATGGGACTGAGGAAAGCCTTTGGTGCCGGCGCACGTACGTTGGTGTCGCAGGTGCTGACCGAAAACCTGATGTTGACCTGTATCGGCGGACTGGCCGGTTTGCTGGTGTCGTGGGTACTGGTTGTCGTGTTGCGTAACTTCCTGCTCGGCAGCGTCGGATACATGGCTGCGACGGGCGATGTACAGCTCACATTCGGCATGTTGTTCAACTTCCCGCTTTTCTTTTCGGCTTTCGGGCTTTGCGTGTTCCTTAATTTGCTCTCGTCGCTGTTGCCCGTATGGAAAGCCGTGCGCCGGCCGATAGCAGACTCGATCAACGATAAATAA
- a CDS encoding DNA-binding domain-containing protein — protein sequence MDKELPKSRMTVKPGKLFVNLTKSQLPGQAPFYKGTLPLHHTLNIDDIAERAVEHRSSYSHGTLVASFRTMMEEIYGAIEDGFNVDFGLGRTELTVNGRFKTEYEKFDRERHAIRIKLRPSPRLNQLADWFPVEVTPYHRNAPAPSEVSIHNDPFRRQEGREFCVIPAGYTLPLFIHGLRIKVMGDHPEVGLVLRQEEGGDKRYFIEPNRIFINESTRLAFMLPEVLTPGRWVVEVHSQYNPSYRLYQKPRVGIVNLTVLDTTASGCGD from the coding sequence ATGGATAAGGAACTACCCAAATCGCGGATGACCGTCAAGCCCGGCAAACTATTCGTCAACCTGACCAAAAGCCAGCTCCCCGGACAGGCTCCGTTCTACAAAGGAACCCTCCCCCTTCACCACACGCTGAATATCGACGACATCGCTGAACGGGCGGTGGAGCATCGTTCTTCCTATTCGCACGGGACGCTCGTCGCCTCCTTCCGTACCATGATGGAAGAAATCTACGGCGCCATCGAGGACGGTTTCAATGTCGACTTCGGACTGGGCCGTACGGAGTTGACCGTCAATGGCCGCTTCAAGACCGAGTACGAGAAGTTCGACCGCGAGCGACATGCCATCCGCATCAAGCTCCGTCCCTCGCCCCGTCTCAACCAGCTGGCCGACTGGTTCCCGGTGGAAGTCACCCCTTACCACCGCAACGCGCCGGCACCCAGCGAAGTAAGTATCCACAACGATCCTTTCCGGCGCCAGGAGGGTCGCGAGTTCTGCGTCATCCCCGCCGGCTACACCCTCCCGCTTTTCATCCATGGCCTCCGTATCAAAGTGATGGGCGACCATCCCGAAGTGGGGCTCGTGCTTCGTCAGGAAGAGGGTGGCGACAAACGCTATTTCATCGAACCCAACCGGATCTTCATCAACGAATCCACCCGTCTGGCCTTCATGCTCCCCGAAGTACTGACGCCGGGGAGGTGGGTGGTGGAGGTGCATAGCCAATACAACCCCAGCTACCGCCTCTATCAAAAGCCTCGGGTAGGGATAGTCAACCTTACCGTCCTCGACACTACCGCATCGGGATGCGGTGACTAA
- a CDS encoding ABC transporter ATP-binding protein — protein sequence MIKLTNLEKIYRTKEIETVALENVNLEVRKGEFLSIMGPSGCGKSTLLNIMGLLDAPTSGHIEIDGTDTIRMNDKQLAAFRNQKLGFVFQSFHLINSLNVLDNVELPLLYRKVSSSERRKAAEAVLEKVGLSHRMRHFPTQLSGGQCQRVAIARAIVGNPDIILADEPTGNLDSKMGIEVMEILHKLNKEDGRTIVMVTHNEAQAQQTSRTVRFFDGRQVQ from the coding sequence ATGATCAAGTTAACAAACCTCGAGAAGATCTACCGCACGAAGGAGATTGAAACAGTTGCTTTAGAGAATGTAAATCTGGAAGTACGGAAAGGTGAATTCCTGAGTATCATGGGCCCTTCCGGTTGCGGAAAATCCACCCTGTTGAATATCATGGGACTGCTCGACGCTCCGACATCGGGCCATATCGAGATTGACGGTACCGACACAATCCGCATGAACGACAAACAACTGGCTGCCTTCCGTAACCAGAAGCTCGGTTTCGTCTTCCAGTCGTTCCACCTGATCAATTCGCTGAACGTACTCGATAACGTGGAACTGCCTTTGCTCTATCGCAAGGTATCCTCTTCCGAACGCCGTAAGGCTGCCGAAGCTGTTCTTGAAAAGGTAGGCCTCAGCCACCGTATGCGCCACTTCCCGACACAGCTTTCGGGTGGTCAGTGCCAGCGTGTAGCCATCGCCCGTGCTATCGTGGGTAACCCCGACATCATTCTGGCGGATGAGCCGACCGGTAACCTCGACTCGAAGATGGGTATCGAAGTAATGGAGATCCTGCATAAACTGAATAAAGAAGACGGACGCACCATCGTGATGGTAACCCACAACGAGGCACAGGCACAGCAGACGAGTCGTACGGTGCGGTTCTTCGACGGACGACAGGTTCAGTAG
- a CDS encoding ABC transporter permease gives MIKHILKIIWNQRRSNGWIFAELLVVVGILWVMMDSLLVDKYTYYQPLGFNIDNVYKVQLGVIMPGTSGYVEDSLLTTRQGEDVLRLVDNIRQEDKVEEVSLSLVGCVYTENRSWSTLFRADADTFIKAGFRQSTVTPEYFTVLRIKEKGGKDLLTIIGQRTGIVISADMERAFYGEKGSARGQFVKYHPDSSDELLVLAVSGSVRESEYKESIPFFYQIPTREQLLGEIEENQPQAVDCLVRMKPGFRAEDMETLLQGMGDRLTVNNVYVSSVVPLSEMRSQILKSREDNMKKKTALVGFMLINVFFGIIGTFWLRTQARQGEMGLRVALGSNRRQLSRLMNLEGLILLALTVPFLLVFIINMLYFDMPDTYRLPYTWWRFVATFGGAYLLMAGMITLGIWFPIRKTMKMKPAEALHYE, from the coding sequence ATGATAAAGCATATACTAAAGATAATCTGGAACCAACGACGCAGCAATGGCTGGATCTTTGCCGAACTTCTGGTTGTAGTCGGCATTCTATGGGTCATGATGGATTCACTGCTGGTGGATAAGTACACCTATTACCAACCGTTGGGTTTCAATATCGATAATGTTTATAAGGTGCAGTTGGGAGTTATTATGCCGGGTACTTCGGGGTATGTGGAAGACTCGTTACTCACCACCCGGCAAGGTGAGGACGTACTGCGCCTGGTCGACAACATCCGTCAGGAAGACAAGGTGGAAGAAGTTTCATTGTCCCTTGTCGGCTGTGTCTATACGGAGAACCGTTCCTGGTCGACACTCTTCCGGGCAGATGCGGATACGTTTATCAAGGCAGGTTTCCGACAGTCGACCGTCACTCCTGAGTATTTTACCGTACTGCGGATAAAAGAAAAAGGGGGAAAGGATCTTTTAACGATTATCGGGCAACGGACCGGGATCGTTATTTCCGCCGATATGGAGCGTGCTTTCTACGGGGAGAAAGGTTCGGCCCGTGGGCAGTTTGTCAAGTATCATCCCGATAGTTCGGATGAGCTGCTCGTCTTGGCGGTTTCCGGTTCTGTCCGCGAGTCGGAATATAAAGAGAGCATACCTTTCTTTTACCAGATACCTACCCGGGAGCAGCTGCTCGGGGAAATTGAAGAGAATCAACCGCAGGCTGTCGACTGCCTGGTGCGAATGAAACCCGGTTTCCGGGCGGAAGACATGGAAACACTCCTGCAAGGGATGGGCGACCGGCTGACGGTGAACAATGTCTACGTTTCGAGCGTCGTCCCGCTCAGTGAAATGAGAAGCCAGATTCTGAAGAGCCGTGAAGACAACATGAAGAAGAAGACCGCCCTGGTAGGTTTCATGCTGATCAACGTCTTCTTCGGCATCATCGGAACCTTCTGGCTGCGTACGCAGGCACGGCAGGGGGAGATGGGATTGCGTGTCGCTCTCGGCTCGAACCGTCGTCAGCTCAGCCGCCTGATGAACCTCGAAGGACTTATCCTGTTGGCTCTTACTGTCCCTTTCCTGCTGGTATTCATCATCAATATGCTTTATTTCGATATGCCCGACACCTATCGTCTTCCGTATACCTGGTGGCGGTTCGTGGCGACCTTTGGAGGGGCTTATCTGCTGATGGCGGGAATGATCACCCTCGGTATCTGGTTCCCAATCCGCAAAACGATGAAGATGAAACCGGCGGAAGCGTTGCATTATGAATAG
- a CDS encoding ABC transporter permease: MFKQYFKQALSMLRENPLISVISILGTALSIAMIMIVILVFQVQLTNFVPEVNRDRMLYVEQGTEVKTKNNWSRGNMSVEAVRECFYSLKTPEAVSAWFTMSYPLSLPGRQMFKTYKIFYTDPGFWKVYAFSFLEGKPFTEADFTSGIHQAVVCESVARGLYGTTQVVGKPVIIDRQPFTVCGVVKDVSRASDSSYGQVWTPYTTNPMVLNMAYLENMSGAFNTCLLARDASDFDAIRQELKGQIARYNSTKQEAEIHFFHNPITRFDKAIGTIGQVKVELKDFLAEMGGLLLFLLLVPALNLMGVTQSAVQKRRGEMGVRKAFGATSAVLVRQVLYENSVTTLLGGVIGLILSFLLLTVCRDFLLPNADTKLQGDMLFKPGIFFIALLFCLLLNLLSAGIPALRIANEQIAGSLKGEDSIDK, encoded by the coding sequence ATGTTTAAACAATACTTCAAACAAGCCCTGAGCATGCTGCGTGAGAATCCTCTCATCAGTGTGATATCCATACTCGGAACGGCACTGTCTATCGCAATGATCATGATCGTTATCCTAGTCTTTCAGGTACAGCTGACCAATTTTGTACCGGAGGTGAACCGCGACCGGATGCTCTATGTGGAACAAGGAACCGAGGTAAAGACAAAGAACAACTGGAGCAGAGGAAACATGTCTGTCGAAGCTGTCCGCGAATGCTTCTATTCGTTGAAAACACCCGAAGCCGTATCTGCCTGGTTCACGATGTCATACCCTTTGTCGTTGCCCGGTAGGCAAATGTTTAAGACATATAAGATCTTTTATACCGATCCGGGTTTCTGGAAGGTCTACGCCTTCTCTTTTCTGGAAGGCAAGCCGTTCACGGAGGCAGACTTCACATCCGGCATTCACCAGGCTGTTGTCTGCGAGAGTGTTGCGAGGGGGCTGTATGGCACGACTCAGGTAGTAGGAAAGCCGGTCATCATCGACCGTCAGCCTTTTACGGTTTGCGGGGTGGTGAAAGATGTCAGCCGTGCCTCCGACTCTTCCTACGGACAAGTCTGGACACCTTACACGACCAATCCGATGGTACTCAATATGGCATACCTTGAGAATATGTCGGGTGCTTTCAATACCTGCCTGTTGGCTCGCGATGCATCCGACTTCGATGCCATCCGCCAAGAACTGAAGGGGCAGATCGCTCGTTATAACTCAACGAAGCAGGAAGCAGAGATTCATTTTTTTCACAACCCGATTACCCGTTTCGACAAGGCAATCGGTACAATCGGGCAGGTCAAAGTCGAACTGAAAGATTTCCTCGCGGAGATGGGTGGCCTGCTGCTTTTCCTACTGCTCGTTCCGGCGCTGAACCTGATGGGCGTGACGCAATCGGCCGTACAGAAACGCCGCGGGGAGATGGGCGTTCGTAAGGCATTCGGGGCAACCTCCGCTGTACTCGTACGCCAGGTTCTTTATGAGAACAGTGTGACGACCCTGCTGGGCGGTGTGATCGGACTGATCCTTTCATTCCTGCTTCTGACTGTCTGTCGCGACTTCTTGTTGCCCAATGCCGATACGAAGTTGCAAGGCGATATGCTGTTTAAGCCCGGTATCTTCTTCATCGCCCTGTTATTCTGCTTGTTGCTCAACCTGCTCTCAGCCGGGATACCCGCCCTGCGCATTGCCAATGAACAGATAGCCGGCTCGTTGAAAGGAGAAGACTCGATAGATAAATAA